From a region of the Mercurialis annua linkage group LG1-X, ddMerAnnu1.2, whole genome shotgun sequence genome:
- the LOC126665409 gene encoding uncharacterized protein LOC126665409, whose translation MDRAWNYINLDEEQRRKAAQTTTQFQTPRPIFNQPARQERFRPRNQQQASPQRTEPHRPVKVEDQAFIPLNTLRSHILMWIQNNNEPVRYPPKLQHEGDRKKYCQFHDGHGHVTDECGSLKKEIDRLVQVGRLKDFVAQNKNYSSGGNYRGEHSGKREEAPPAKRQNVSGVINTIAGGMADPEYRRGRRKRQKIVMNISAAKPLPEVRFNRTDGEGIDFPHQDPLVISGLIENFWVMRQLIDEGSSVNLITKQAYLGIGCSILNLKPVKTPLVGLGGTPVQAEGVAELTVEVGKENGSPGGGLVGTTKKFKTLFMVVDMPLAYNVILGRPMLYNTGAVTCIKYLCMKIPTEAGVVVVKGRQDIAKQCYLVSMKGVSETLAIETMEIPDSDEGKLEPHGKLEKVNLAGITPRSVQIGAALPKLIKREITDMLIRNEVEFVNTPGEIEGVDPAIISHKLNVDPKHKPIKQKKRAFAVDRQIAIKAEVDKLFAAGFIRRVYYPEWLSNVVLIKKPNGKWRLCINFTDLNRACPKDSYPLPNIDQLVDSTSGYEVYSFIDAAQGYHQIPMHKEDEEKTSFVTDSGTYCYKQMPFGLKNAGATYQRLMNFVFKDQIGRNMEVYVDDIIVNSKKVEDHANDLEEVFTKLKKYKLKLNPDKCAFGVPAGKFLGYLISQKCIKVNPEKTKAILDMKAPKSTKEVQKLNGRITALGRFVSNSAKRCLPFFKTLRNVQKFEWNEECQQFFEELKKFLSSPPLLGRPEAGETLYLYLSVTNETVASVLVKEEKTEQESVYYTSKVLKGPELRYSKIEKFALALVLTVEKLKRYFQAHTVIVRTNQLLRKALARPETSGRLINWSVMIGSYDIKYEPRTAMKAQIMADFVAETTTHDQPTEVDKGLVSWTLQVDGASNTAGAGAGMILRGPHKIKMQNSIHLNFPTTNNAAEYEALICGLRMAMVVKTEYIKIQSDSKLVVNQVLDLYEVKDPEMKKYVDRVKELLANITEEGGKWELEQIPREENTEADTLAKAGAAKDTIPGVPCSIQNFTSVQNPEATFLINPMDQWMEHIISYIENGILPEDNKEARKVKRRAPHFSYRDGTLYRKSFSHPWSRCLTMEEGKYVLAEIHEGLCGSHISHLALCRKVVLQGYYWPTLAQDAENLVRKCEKCQYHQNVHHQPTTEQSPIISPWPFSIWGIDIVGPFPTASGQRKFLIVAVDHFSKWVEAEAVSTITEARVRSFVRREIICRFGIPKIIITDNGKQFDNKNFREFCAEKNIDLRFTSVTHPQSNGMTEVTNRTIVNGLKRRLDDAKGRWADKLHSVLWSYRTTPKAGTGRTPYSLTYGCEAMVPVEIGMPTIRVQYFDEQQNEESIRLCLDLLEERREQALLHIETYKQRMATYHNKRVKPLTFEIGDLVLRRADITKGNAGVSKLGANWEGPYQVKKVGKGGAYYLTYMSGRDLPRTWNARVLKRFYQ comes from the coding sequence ATGTCACAGATGAATGTGGAAGCCTAAAGAAAGAAATTGATCGACTGGTGCAAGTCGGTCGTTTAAAAGATTTTGTCGCACAAAACAAGAATTATAGCTCAGGAGGAAATTACCGGGGCGAGCATAGTGGAAAAAGAGAGGAAGCACCACCCGCCAAGAGACAAAATGTATCGGGTGTAATAAACACCATAGCAGGTGGTATGGCCGACCCCGAATACAGACGAGGAAGACGCAAAAGGCAGAAAATAGTGATGAACATATCAGCAGCTAAACCCCTACCCGAAGTTCGTTTCAACAGAACTGACGGCGAAGGAATAGATTTTCCACACCAAGACCCTTTGGTAATCTCAGGTCTAATCGAAAACTTCTGGGTAATGAGGCAACTGATCGACGAAGGGAGCTCGGTTAACCTCATCACAAAACAGGCATACCTCGGAATAGGATGCTCTATCCTAAATCTCAAACCGGTCAAAACCCCGCTAGTCGGACTAGGAGGAACACCGGTACAAGCAGAAGGGGTGGCGGAACTGACGGTAGAAGTGGGAAAAGAAAATGGCTCACCAGGAGGAGGCCTAGTCGGTACCACCAAGAAATTCAAAACACTATTCATGGTCGTCGACATGCCACTTGCTTACAACGTCATACTCGGCAGACCAATGTTATACAACACCGGGGCAGTCACATGCATCAAATATTTGTGTATGAAAATACCGACCGAAGCAGGAGTGGTGGTAGTAAAAGGAAGGCAAGACATAGCCAAGCAATGCTACTTGGTATCAATGAAAGGAGTATCAGAAACCTTGGCCATAGAAACAATGGAGATACCAGACTCGGACGAAGGCAAGCTCGAACCGCATGGAAAGTTAGAAAAAGTAAATCTGGCAGGAATAACGCCAAGATCGGTCCAAATAGGGGCAGCACTGCCCAAACTGATAAAACGAGAGATAACCGACATGCTGATCAGAAACGAAGTCGAATTCGTCAACACCCCGGGCGAGATAGAAGGAGTTGATCCGGCAATAATATCACATAAGCTAAATGTTGACCCAAAACACAAGCCaatcaaacaaaagaaaagagccTTTGCAGTAGACAGACAAATCGCTATCAAAGCCGAAGTAGACAAATTGTTCGCAGCAGGGTTTATCAGAAGAGTGTACTACCCGGAGTGGCTATCAAACGTAGTGCTCATAAAAAAGCCGAATGGAAAATGGAGATTATGCATAAATTTCACAGATCTAAATCGAGCATGTCCAAAGGATAGCTACCCCCTGCCAAATATTGACCAGCTGGTCGACTCAACCAGTGGCTACGAAGTCTACTCGTTCATCGACGCAGCCCAGGGATATCACCAGATTCCAATGCacaaagaagatgaagaaaaaacaAGCTTTGTAACCGACAGCGGCACATATTGCTACAAACAAATGCCATTCGGATTAAAAAATGCGGGAGCAACCTACCAGCGACTAATGAACTTCGTGTTCAAAGACCAGATCGGTCGAAACATGGAAGTTTATGTCGACGACATCATTGTCAATTCCAAAAAAGTAGAAGACCACGCAAATGACCTGGAAGAAGTCTTCACTaagctaaaaaaatacaaactcaaGCTCAATCCAGATAAATGCGCATTCGGAGTCCCAGCGGGAAAATTCCTCGGATATCTCATCTCCCAAAAATGCATCAAAGTAAACCCGGAAAAAACAAAGGCAATCttggacatgaaggcaccaaaGTCGACCAAAGAGGTTCAGAAGCTCAACGGTAGAATCACGGCCCTCGGTCGATTCGTGTCCAACTCGGCCAAGAGATGTCTTCCattctttaaaacattaagaaacgtGCAAAAATTCGAATGGAATGAAGAATGTCAACAGTTTTTCGAAGAACTCAAGAAGTTCCTAAGTTCGCCGCCACTTCTCGGACGACCCGAAGCAGGAGAGACACTATATCTATACCTGAGCGTCACAAACGAAACAGTGGCGTCGGTACTGGTCAAGGAAGAGAAAACCGAGCAGGAATCGGTGTACTACACAAGCAAAGTGCTAAAGGGGCCCGAGCTCAGATATAGCAAAATCGAAAAATTTGCATTGGCTTTAGTCCTGACAGttgaaaaactaaaaagataCTTCCAGGCTCACACGGTAATAGTCCGAACAAACCAACTCTTGAGGAAAGCACTCGCAAGACCAGAAACGTCAGGACGGTTAATCAACTGGTCGGTCATGATAGGATCATACGACATCAAATACGAACCACGAACAGCAATGAAAGCTCAAATAATGGCCGACTTTGTAGCAGAAACCACAACACACGACCAACCCACCGAGGTGGACAAGGGTTTGGTCAGCTGGACATTGCAAGTAGATGGGGCATCAAACACAGCCGGAGCAGGAGCAGGCATGATTCTAAGAGGACCACACaagataaaaatgcaaaattcaATCCATCTCAATTTCCCGACCACCAATAATGCAGCAGAGTACGAAGCTTTGATATGCGGATTAAGAATGGCAATGGTAGTGAAAACCGAGTACATCAAGATTCAGAGCGACTCTAAATTGGTTGTCAACCAAGTACTTGATCTGTACGAAGTAAAGGATCCAGAAATGAAAAAGTATGTGGACCGGGTTAAAGAGCTACTCGCAAACATCACCGAAGAAGGTGGAAAATGGGAACTAGAACAAATACCCAGAGAGGAAAACACAGAAGCAGACACACTGGCAAAAGCCGGAGCAGCCAAAGATACAATACCAGGCGTGCCGTGCTCGATACAAAATTTCACCAGTGTCCAGAATCCTGAAGCAACATTCCTCATTAACCCAATGGATCAGTGGATGGAGCACATCATATCATACATCGAAAACGGGATCCTACCCGAAGATAACAAAGAAGCAAGAAAGGTCAAAAGACGAGCACCACATTTCTCATACCGAGACGGAACGCTCTACAGAAAATCATTTTCACACCCCTGGTCCAGATGTCTCACAATGGAAGAAGGAAAATATGTCCTAGCCGAGATACACGAAGGGCTATGTGGAAGCCACATTTCACACCTGGCACTCTGTCGAAAGGTCGTCTTGCAAGGATATTATTGGCCGACACTGGCACAAGATGCAGAAAATCTGGTACGTAAGTGTGAAAAGTGCCAATACCACCAAAACGTGCACCATCAACCAACAACCGAGCAAAGTCCAATAATAAGCCCTTGGCCATTCAGCATATGGGGAATAGACATAGTCGGCCCTTTCCCAACAGCAAGCGGGCAGAGAAAATTCCTAATAGTAGCAGTAGACCATTTctcaaaatgggtagaagccGAAGCTGTTTCTACCATAACAGAAGCACGAGTACGAAGTTTTGTCCGAAGAGAAATCATCTGTCGCTTCGGGATCCCAAAGATCATCATAACTGACAACGGAAAGCAATTCGACAACAAAAACTTCAGAGAATTCTGCGCAGAAAAAAACATCGATCTAAGGTTCACATCAGTTACTCACCCACAAAGCAACGGGATGACCGAAGTAACCAATCGAACCATTGTCAACGGTTTAAAAAGGCGTCTAGACGACGCAAAAGGTCGATGGGCCGACAAGCTGCACAGTGTCTTATGGTCGTACCGAACCACACCAAAAGCGGGCACAGGAAGAACCCCATATAGTCTAACTTATGGGTGTGAGGCAATGGTACCGGTAGAGATAGGCATGCCAACCATCAGAGTCCAATATTTCGACGAGCAACAAAACGAAGAAAGTATCAGGCTCTGCCTCGACCTGCTTGAGGAACGAAGAGAGCAAGCCTTGCTACACATAGAAACATACAAACAAAGAATGGCAACGTATCACAACAAAAGGGTCAAACCCCTAACATTTGAAATTGGAGATCTCGTACTAAGACGAGCCGATATAACAAAAGGCAACGCGGGAGTATCTAAACTCGGAGCTAACTGGGAAGGACCCTACCAAGTAAAAAAAGTAGGGAAAGGAGGAGCCTATTACCTAACCTATATGTCAGGGCGAGACCTGCCAAGAACCTGGAATGCCAGAGTTCTTAAACGATTTTACCAGTAG